The Pangasianodon hypophthalmus isolate fPanHyp1 chromosome 5, fPanHyp1.pri, whole genome shotgun sequence genome includes a window with the following:
- the xrcc5 gene encoding X-ray repair cross-complementing protein 5 — MARASKSAVVLCMDVGFSMSNSAPGEEAPFEQAKKIIQKFIQRQVFAENKNELGLVLFGTDDTKNSLAQDGQYQNICIHRHLMMADFELLEEIEHNLQPGGQHADWLDALVVCMDLLQKETMGKKYERLNIAVLTDLNTPACADQLDIIIGNLKKAGITLQFFLPFPVDADEGAAGDAGPRPPPQSGKGLSREQKQGLEMVRQVMTSLDEEDGLDEVYTFSDAVEKLSIFKRIERRPMGWPCQLTIGSSLSIRIIGYKTVCEEKIKKTWVIVDAESHQKDDVKRDTVYCLSDDNETEVQKDDVIQGFRYGSDIVPFSKVDQEQMKYKSDGKSFAVLGFTKQELIYRHQFMGQQIVKVFAAKDDEHAAVALSALIHALDSLKMVAIVRYVYDRRSNPQVGAAFPCIKDKYECLVYVQLPYMEDLRQFTFPSLENNKKFVPSEAQLSAVDNLINSMMLVEESEDGEMEDIFKVNKIPNPQFQRLFQCLHHRGVKPDAPLPPIEPWLKRMLDRPQAVSARCPAPLQEMKKLFTLKEVVQKKGQKTSADVFGNSTEEPDAKKFKMDEGERFSLAETSEGNITSVGSVNPAENFRTLVQKKTIPFDQACEQLTHRMEQLLGNRSTDYYMKTIACVQAFREQSIKVSNADLFNSYMQSLKNSVPDKNLQEFWDLLVADSITLISKDEVESSTVSKQEANQFSTFEEKEEVAAAPSHEDAGDVDDLLDMM; from the exons ATGGCGCGAGCATCCAAG tcagCTGTGGTGCTTTGCATGGATGTGGGCTTCTCTATGAGTAACTCAGCCCCTGGTGAGGAAGCCCCATTCGAGCAAGCTAAGAAGATCATTCAGAAATTCATCCAGCGTCAG GTCTTtgctgaaaacaaaaatgagcTGGGTCTGGTTCTCTTTGGAACGGATGACACCAAGAATTCACTCGCTCAAGATGGCCAGTACCAGAACATCTGCATACACCGACATCTGATGATGGCCGACTTCGAGCTGCTGGAGGAAATTGAACATAACCTTCAGCCTGGTGGTCAGCATGCTGACT GGCTTGATGCTCTCGTCGTATGCATGGACCTTCTACAGAAGGAAACCAT GGGGAAAAAGTATGAGAGGCTGAATATCGCCGTACTCACTGACCTCAACACACCGGCCTGCGCAGATCAGCTGGACATCATCATTGGCAACTTAAAAAAAGCTGGCATTACCCTGCAGTTCTT tctGCCATTCCCTGTGGATGCAGATGAAGGGGCTGCTGGAGATGCAGGTCCGAGGCCTCCACCCCAGAGTGGAAAAGGCTTGAGCAGGGAGCAGAAGCAGGGGCTGGAGATGGTCAGGCAGGTCATGACATCTCTGGATGAAGAAGATGGCCTAGATGAGGTCTACACTTTCAG CGATGCTGTGGAGAAGCTGTCCATCTTTAAGCGGATTGAGAGACGGCCGATGGGGTGGCCCTGTCAGCTTACTATTGGAAGCTCCCTATCCATCCGCATCATCGGATACAAAACT GTGTGTGAGGAGAAGATTAAGAAGACCTGGGTCATAGTCGATGCTGAGAGTCACCAGAAAGATGATGTAAAAAGGGACACAGTCTACTGCCTCAGCGATGACAATGAGACTGAAGTGCAGAAAGATGATGTCATTCAGG GTTTCCGGTACGGCAGTGACATTGTCCCGTTCTCCAAAGTGGACCAAGAGCAGATGAAGTACAAGTCAGATGGAAAAAGCTTTGCTGTGCTTGGCTTTACCAAGCAGGAGCTG ATTTATCGCCATCAGTTCATGGGCCAACAGATTGTTAAGGTTTTTGCTGCCAAAGATGATGAG catgcAGCTGTTGCGCTCTCCGCTCTGATTCACGCtctggacagcctgaagatggTGGCTATTGTTCGTTATGTTTATGACCGCCGCAGCAACCCACAAGTAGGAGCAGCTTTTCCTTGCATCAAAGACAAATACGAG TGCTTGGTGTATGTGCAGTTACCATACATGGAGGATCTCCGTCAGTTCacattcccttcactggagaaCAACAAGAAATTTGTTCCATCAG AGGCTCAGCTGTCAGCAGTGGACAATCTCATCAACTCTATGATGCTGGTGGAGGAGAGtgaagatggagagatggaggacaTATTCAAAGTCAACAAAATCCCTAACCCACAGTTTCAGAGACTCTTCCAG TGCCTACACCATCGTGGTGTGAAACCAGACGCACCCCTGCCCCCTATAGAGCCGTGGCTTAAGCGGATGCTGGATCGGCCCCAGGCCGTCTCTGCCCGCTGCCCTGCACCTCTGCAGGAGATGAAGAAACTCTTCACCCTGAAGGAGGTGGTGCAAAAGAAGGGCCAGAAGACCAGTGCGGATGTGTTTGGgaatag CACTGAGGAGCCAGACGCTAAGAAGTTCAAAATGGATGAAGGGGAGAGATTCAGCCTAGCAGAGACTTCAGAGGGAAACATTACCTCC GTAGGTAGCGTGAACCCTGCAGAAAACTTCCGCACTTTAGTTCAAAAGAAGACCATTCCCTTTGACCAAG CATGCGAGCAGCTCACCCACAGGATGGAGCAGTTGCTGGGCAACAGGAGCACAGACTATTACATGAAGACCATCGCATGTGTCCAGGCCTTTAGGGAGCAGTCCATTAAG GTATCAAATGCGGACCTTTTCAACAGCTACATGCAGTCTCTGAAGAACAGCGTTCCAGATAAGAATCTTCAGGAATTCTGGGATCTGCTCgttgcag ATTCTATAACACTAATCAGCAAGGATGAAGTGGAGAGCAGCACAGTATCCAAGCAAGAGGCAAACCAG TTTTCGACATttgaagagaaagaggaagtggcAGCTGCTCCTTCCCATGAGGACGCAGGAGACGTGGATGATTTG CTGGACATGATGTGA